Proteins encoded in a region of the Zea mays cultivar B73 chromosome 4, Zm-B73-REFERENCE-NAM-5.0, whole genome shotgun sequence genome:
- the LOC100274877 gene encoding PRA1 family protein H-like, whose amino-acid sequence MAASSSFKPNPLSLSVPDPALDRWLRDTGYLDLLDSTPTGGPSSASAPSTSSPAAGPDSSGVAVDILAFARTLASLLALNPFARLSATDLAAPTPSWSLAFLGTPGAASYSWPPTPTQARLRVQENVRRYARNYAALTILVFACCLYRMPMALLGMLVSLAVWEGVRYCRDHWGLTTRAPGVAQALLHCAQIATAILLYVCNLQFALVYAIGLSYALMMLHASLRKLTPSSLPDPSSKQNRRAQPRRI is encoded by the exons ATGGCGGCCTCGTCGTCGTTCAAGCCGAACCCGCTGTCGCTGAGCGTGCCGGACCCCGCGCTCGACCGCTGGCTCCGGGACACCGGTTACCTCGACCTCCTCGACTCCACCCCCACCGGAGGGCCGTCGTCAGCCTCAGCCCCCTCCACCTCCAGCCCCGCCGCGGGCCCGGACTCATCTGGCGTCGCGGTCGACATCCTCGCCTTCGCGCGCACCCTCGCCTCGCTCCTCGCGCTCAACCCCTTCGCGCGCCTCTCCGCCACCGACCTGGCCGCGCCCACCCCTTCCTGGTCGCTTGCCTTCCTAGGCACCCCCGGCGCCGCGTCCTACTCCTGGCCGCCCACACCCACCCAGGCCAGGCTCCGCGTCCAGGAGAACGTCCGCCGGTACGCGCGCAACTACGCCGCGCTCACCATCCTCGTCTTCGCGTGCTGCCT GTACCGGATGCCGATGGCGCTGCTGGGGATGCTGGTCAGCCTCGCCGTCTGGGAGGGCGTGCGCTACTGCCGGGACCATTGGGGTCTTACCACCAGGGCTCCAGGGGTTGCCCAGGCTCTGTTGCACTGTGCGCAGATTG CTACCGCCATACTCCTGTACGTCTGCAACCTACAGTTTGCTCTCGTGTACGCCATCGGATTGAGCTATGCGT TGATGATGTTGCACGCCTCGCTTCGGAAGTTGACTCCCTCGAGTCTACCAGATCCCAGCAGCAAGCAGAACAGGAGGGCGCAGCCGAGACGGATCTAG
- the LOC100277706 gene encoding uncharacterized protein LOC100277706 isoform 2 (isoform 2 is encoded by transcript variant 2), whose amino-acid sequence MAGILAWAADVVGGAGGSDDEADDDARAAASAAMTPAQRLRAADLDARAASLRRAIQDLRLRVPPPHVAQRLPHLHADSLASSAALALQLNAHSSTKEQEMEVTEHNLKTQLENALKELEAAQHKASTATSGTAENALLEAKSVTDLKSKDLEEKKRELELLDNKVQTLEKEWSVVEEESLKKPTPAQREKVLERQLHSLIEQLTAKQAQAEILATDVHSKEKELERLNHLHRNLYGGANETGAPRSRLSRGLLSGPEDYYYDPKAGRKPYQAGARTEGQNRLMILRSAIVLYVLLLHVIVFIKISV is encoded by the exons ATGGCGGGGATCCTGGCGTGGGCGGCTGACGTGGTCGGCGGGGCCGGCGGCAGCGACGACGAGGCGGACGACGACGCGCGCGCCGCGGCGTCGGCCGCCATGACCCCGGCCCAGCGGCTCCGCGCCGCCGACCTGGACGCGCGGGCGGCCTCGCTGCGCCGCGCCATCCAGGACCTCCGCCTCCGGGTGCCCCCGCCGCACGTCGCGCAGCGCCTGCCCCACCTCCACGCCGACTCACTCGCGTCGTCCGCCGCGCTCGCGCTCCAGCTCAACGCGCACTCCTCCACCAAGGAGCAG GAAATGGAAGTAACAGAGCATAATTTAAAGACACAGCTTGAAAATGCTCTGAAGGAGCTAGAGGCTGCTCAACATAAAGCATCAACAGCAACCTCTGGAACAGCTGAAAATGCTCTACTGGAAGCTAAGTCAGTGACTGACCTTAAATCTAAAGATTTGGAGGAGAAGAAAAGGGAGCTT GAACTATTGGATAACAAGGTGCAAACATTAGAGAAAGAGTGGTCTGTGGTTGAAGAAGAATCTTTAAAGAAACCCACTCCTG CACAAAGGGAGAAGGTCCTGGAGAGGCAACTGCATAGCCTCATCGAGCAGTTGACAGCTAAGCAA GCTCAAGCTGAAATTCTGGCCACTGATGTGCATTCCAAAGAAAAGGAGCTGGAACGGCTGAACCATCTGCATAGAAACCTCTACGGCGGTGCCAACGAAACTGGCGCACCCCGGAGCCGCCTCAGCAGAGGCCTCTTGAGCGGCCCTGAAGATTACTATTACGACCCTAAAGCGGGCCGGAAACCGTACCAGGCTGGCGCTAGAACAGAAGGCCAGAACCGGCTGATGATCCTTAGGTCCGCAATTGTACTGTATGTTCTGCTGCTCCATGTCATCGTTTTCATAAAGATATCAGTCTGA
- the LOC100277706 gene encoding uncharacterized protein LOC100277706 isoform 1 (isoform 1 is encoded by transcript variant 1) — protein sequence MAGILAWAADVVGGAGGSDDEADDDARAAASAAMTPAQRLRAADLDARAASLRRAIQDLRLRVPPPHVAQRLPHLHADSLASSAALALQLNAHSSTKEQTQQREVTLQEENAAYEKAISECKQKIQEKQMEATQLLSNLEEMEVTEHNLKTQLENALKELEAAQHKASTATSGTAENALLEAKSVTDLKSKDLEEKKRELELLDNKVQTLEKEWSVVEEESLKKPTPAQREKVLERQLHSLIEQLTAKQAQAEILATDVHSKEKELERLNHLHRNLYGGANETGAPRSRLSRGLLSGPEDYYYDPKAGRKPYQAGARTEGQNRLMILRSAIVLYVLLLHVIVFIKISV from the exons ATGGCGGGGATCCTGGCGTGGGCGGCTGACGTGGTCGGCGGGGCCGGCGGCAGCGACGACGAGGCGGACGACGACGCGCGCGCCGCGGCGTCGGCCGCCATGACCCCGGCCCAGCGGCTCCGCGCCGCCGACCTGGACGCGCGGGCGGCCTCGCTGCGCCGCGCCATCCAGGACCTCCGCCTCCGGGTGCCCCCGCCGCACGTCGCGCAGCGCCTGCCCCACCTCCACGCCGACTCACTCGCGTCGTCCGCCGCGCTCGCGCTCCAGCTCAACGCGCACTCCTCCACCAAGGAGCAG ACCCAACAAAGAGAAGTAACTCTCCAAGAAGAAAATGCAGCCTATGAGAAAGCTATATCAGAGTGTAAACAGAAAATTCAGGAAAAGCAGATGGAGGCCACTCAGCTTCTGAGTAATCTGGAG GAAATGGAAGTAACAGAGCATAATTTAAAGACACAGCTTGAAAATGCTCTGAAGGAGCTAGAGGCTGCTCAACATAAAGCATCAACAGCAACCTCTGGAACAGCTGAAAATGCTCTACTGGAAGCTAAGTCAGTGACTGACCTTAAATCTAAAGATTTGGAGGAGAAGAAAAGGGAGCTT GAACTATTGGATAACAAGGTGCAAACATTAGAGAAAGAGTGGTCTGTGGTTGAAGAAGAATCTTTAAAGAAACCCACTCCTG CACAAAGGGAGAAGGTCCTGGAGAGGCAACTGCATAGCCTCATCGAGCAGTTGACAGCTAAGCAA GCTCAAGCTGAAATTCTGGCCACTGATGTGCATTCCAAAGAAAAGGAGCTGGAACGGCTGAACCATCTGCATAGAAACCTCTACGGCGGTGCCAACGAAACTGGCGCACCCCGGAGCCGCCTCAGCAGAGGCCTCTTGAGCGGCCCTGAAGATTACTATTACGACCCTAAAGCGGGCCGGAAACCGTACCAGGCTGGCGCTAGAACAGAAGGCCAGAACCGGCTGATGATCCTTAGGTCCGCAATTGTACTGTATGTTCTGCTGCTCCATGTCATCGTTTTCATAAAGATATCAGTCTGA
- the LOC100382661 gene encoding uncharacterized LOC100382661 yields MLPLLSPPRPRAARPRASATVSATARPAVILPGLGNNTGDYARLAAALRDDHGLPAAVVARVTRPDWLRNAAGLADASYWRGTLRPRPVLDWYLKRVDDAVSEARELCAPGGKISLIGHSAGGWLARVYMAEFDASDISLLLTLGTPHLPPPKGVPGVIDQTRGLLNYVEENCAPAVYTPELRYVCIAGRYIQGAPLLGNSAAASDEILAADTPSEGGHAVIVSSSDNSTSTPSAVSWRARFVGQGYKQVCGRADVWGDGVVPEMAAHLEGALNVSFDGVYHSPVGSDDEQRPWYGSPAILKQWVHHLLS; encoded by the exons ATGCTCCCGCTCCTCTCTCCTCCGCGCCCTCGTGCCGCGCGACCCCGCGCCAgcgccaccgtctccgccacCGCCAGGCCGGCCGTCATCCTCCCA GGGCTCGGGAACAACACGGGCGACTACGCGCGGCTCGCCGCGGCGCTGCGGGACGACCACGGCCTCCCCGCGGCCGTCGTGGCGCGGGTCACCCGCCCCGACTGGCTCcgcaacgccgcgggcctcgccgACGCCAGCTACTGGCGGGGCACCCTCCGCCCGCGCCCCGTGCTCGACTG GTACCTGAAGAGGGTGGACGACGCGGTGTCCGAGGCGAGGGAGCTATGCGCGCCAG GAGGGAAGATATCACTGATAGGGCATTCAGCTGGGGGCTGGCTCGCGCGCGTGTACATGGCAGAGTTTGATGCTTCCGACATAAGTCTACTCCTCACCCTTGGCACTCCTCACCT GCCTCCTCCAAAGGGTGTACCTGGGGTAATTGATCAGACTAGAGGACTACTGAACTACGTCGAGGAGAATTGTGCTCCAGCAGTTTATACACCAGAATTAAGATACGTGTGCATTGCTGGAAG GTACATTCAAGGTGCTCCTCTTCTGGGGAACTCTGCAGCTGCTTCTGATGAGATCCTCGCAGCTGACACTCCTTCAGAAGGAGGCCATGCTGTTATTGTCAGTAGCAGTGACAATTCTACATCTACTCCATCAGCTGTCTCGTGGCGAGCCCGGTTCGTTGGGCAAGGTTACAAGCAG GTTTGTGGGCGAGCAGATGTGTGGGGCGACGGCGTTGTTCCTGAGATGGCAGCGCATCTGGAGGGAGCGCTGAACGTAAGCTTTGACGGTGTGTACCACTCTCCGGTAGGTTCCGATGATGAACAAAGGCCCTGGTATGGCTCTCCGGCGATCCTCAAGCAGTGGGTGCATCACCTTCTCAGCTGA